A segment of the Felis catus isolate Fca126 chromosome F2, F.catus_Fca126_mat1.0, whole genome shotgun sequence genome:
CCTTTAAGATACATACGAGAAGtaagcaggaaagaacatttgCTATGTTGGCCTACAAAAGCATAATttgaaattagattttttaaaaatgttataactaaTCTTAATTCTAATGTATAAAATAGGTACAGTGTGTTCAAATATGAGGATAAGAttatcatacagaataatttccTATCATACTAAAGACAGCTGGCTGCTAAATACCAAAAAGAGGTATTTAACACTCTAAACCCCTAAAGAATGAAGAGTACTCATAATACATTTAAACTGGAAGTTTAAAGTCTGTTCTCTAGAATTATTAAGCAATGTAAATACTGGGAACAGAATTTTATGCATCAGCAGTTTTGTTCTAGTCAATTAAGGAGTGATTTCATTACGATTTTtgttgtataatttatttaagaCTGTAAATGCACTAAACAGTTACAATAAACATTAGCAAATCTGCAGTGAAAATACCTGAGCTATTTGAATGAACTTTTCCTGAGAATACTGAGGTAGAAGAACTTTAGGAGCATCTTTAAGAGCATCAACTTGGAGGAAGAGATTTAGCCAGGAGATGACTGTTACAGGACAGAGTTCCCATTTTAAAGCCTGTTAATAGTATGAAAACACCTGTTAGTAAATGTAAGTATATATACACTGTAATATATAGCTAATTTACTAATAGCCCTTTAAAAGTTTTCTGCTTTAGGCCTATTtcttcctaggaattttattctgacccttattttattaaaagtactTGTAGATACTTCAAAATGTAAAGCTGCTTGTATTTTACAGTTTATTAATCTAGTTCCCTTTTTTATTCTCTATCTTAACTTAATAAGCTCATTGAGCCTaatattcattccttcttttctcatttcttgcaGCCCCTGGTCTTCCAAATCTATTCTCTACTTTATTGAAACTGCcatgttaaaattatattcagtGAACAAAGCGAATTCCATTCAGATCTTCCAAAAACTGATCTAGACTTTTTCTTTCCATGATCTTTAATGGCTCCGGTCAAAATGTAAAAgttcaaaacaaaaaaggcaaatctTAATGTATCATATCTTTTTCTTCATGAAGCTTTGGGACTTTATCATTTACAAGCAGTCTAAAGTAATTAGGGGAGAACAAGAGAGTATTGCAGAGAATTCCGTCTTCTCTTTACATCCTCATACTGTGCTTCACGTCTGAATCTGAGTAAGTTTATTGTTAGAACAATATCAACATACCAGCAAGGTCCCATTCTAATAGAGCTATCAATATGAATGTTTACAGACTGTAAGCATAATTTAGAAGACATAAATTTGTAATTTACAACACATAGTAAATGAAAGTCATTGTGTTTTCTTGTGTGTCCTGTATACAAAGTTATGTCCAAATTTAATAACATACTTTCTAGTAGCTAACACTTAGCCTTTACTCTAATTCAGAGCCTGATTAAACacctttagggtttttttctccACCATTTTGCTTAATAGCCCTTTTTGgcatatagaaaggaaaaaaggcagtgAAATAATTCTCATTCTCTGTTGGAAGAGGGGAAAATCAGAATATTTGAGTGTCACTGTTGGAATTCATTGATACATACACATGGTATGGTAATTATACTTTTCAAAGCATTTCCTTAATCACTTTTAAAGCAGTATATTCTCattatagaaaacttgaaagacacagaaaaatggtcTACAGGTtaaattctcccccccccccccatttatccATACCATTGTCAATATATTGATGCATTATTAACCTCTTTGAACTGGATCTTAATGCTGAATGAAATCTGTTTTGACTACTTACAGTGTGTTCTTTGAGATTCAGTAGTTAACTGTTAAGTTACTAAAACTGCAACTAGAATCACTTAATACCTTTAATATAATAAGTTCCATTCTTAAGATATCCTCTTCACTGCAGGCACCATCAGTGACATAAGCAAACTCTTGGAGCTTAGGAGCAtagatttcctttaaaatggatttaaaaaaaaacattaggtaTAGTTGAGACcgagattaaaacaaaaagaattctacAGAAACCACTTAACAGGCTTTGTTTTTAAGGACAGCTTCGGAAAGTGATTTTAAATCTTAGTAATGATATGTTTCTCAGATGTAGGAGGTAAAATTAGCCAACTACATTGAAACTTATTTTCATAGGCTTGATCTTGAATTTCAGTTAATAAACAACTAGAATATTTTAACCAGccatttcagttaaaaaataaaaagccaaacttGTTTTAAGCAAAATTGCGTAGTATATTGGCCAGACCAGAACAAGACTCTTAATGAGGTCTAGAAACTACTGAAAACCATTCCTTTACCCTAGTATAAAAGTATGGTACGTCAACATTGTGCAGTTTCGCTGACAGGTCGGTCTGAACAGTCCAGAGAACAAATAGAATGATCAGAGTAGAAGAGAGGCCTGTTACAGATGAGAACAGGCTAAAAATCAAGATTTCAGTCTAGAAAGCTACCTGAAACACACAGTTGAATTCCAGAGAAGGGCagactaaatataaaattattcaccAAATTTGGCAGGATTGGGAGATAGCCCTTAAAGCTCAGaacaaaaatatggaagaaaaaaataaattcaaggaaaTTAAGGCATGTTTCACAGTCCTCCTCCTGCCCTCAAGATGATAAAGGTttcaaaaatctcaaaagaaattatgataatccaaaatatattgtttaaGAAAACCAGATGGAGATTGTGTGAAGGAAAACCTCAGGCAAGAAAAGAGTTGCTTTCTATCCTGGCACCGCCAGCAGACACAGATAGAGACCATTATTCTAACCCAGCAgagctatttatttcatttgattggTCAGTTAGTTTTCAAAGACCATTCTATTGAATCCAAGTGCCATAATTATGTATTGGGACCACACTGGTATATTTTGTTTGGCAGAATGAGACATGGACTATTTGCCTACATTACATTTCCGGAATCTAAACCAGACACTTAGAATAGGCTCAGATACTACAAAAGGAAGTATACTTATCCCTCCATACAAATCAAGAatgttcaaaaaatgttttaggggaaaaataaatcCACTTATCTTAGAGTTCATATCCAAAGTTATAGGGATTGATGTGATGTAAAAAGAGTTTAAGGTAAATCTATCTGTGGATAAACTTTGAGAACTTACCTCAAGTTTGGAAGCAATGAATAATGAGGTAATTCCAATGAGCtgaagcatatttttatttatatccttttgtGTCAACATAAATCTGTCAAAAAAGTCTTGTGCGAGGTAAAATGTTTCTCTATGAAGTGTGTATACTTCACATACCTAGAGAAGGATCCAAATATTTACATCATCATTTGATGAATTTCTTCAAATTAGAAAGTTAGATCCTAACATACCAGTctttagaatactttttttttgggggggggcacctgggtggctcagtcggttaagcggccgacttcggctcaggtcatgatctcacggtccgtgagttcgagccccgcgtcgggctctgtgctgacagctcagagcctggagcctgtttcagattctgtgtctccctcactctgaccctcccccgttcatgcgctgtctctctctgtctcaaaaattaataaacgtttaaaaaaaaaattaaaaaaaaattcttccttagaatactttttttttttaaatgtttattttagtggTGGGGGGAAGCGGGTAGGAgtggagtggggggggtgggtagagagagaatcccaagcaggctctgttgtCAGCGCCAGAGCCTGAtccaggactcgaactcacaaagtgtgaaatcaggacctgagccaaaatccagagtcggaggcttaacggactgagccacccaggtgcccctgaaattttaaGCCCAACTTTGTTTTTTAGGATACCAAAGCTGAGattgggcaggggtgaggagggagacaGATGTTAACATGTACTAATAGGATAAAAACAATCTATTACCATCCTCATTTactagttttattgttttatttttttgcccaCATGGACTTTATTCCCAGATTCATTTACACTTTTACTGACTATGAGCAAACTTTTCTATTAATTTCCTGTTTATTGCTGATAAATGGGTAAGTTCTCATgcttagtttatatttttaatcccaACAGCCCTAAATGATGGTCTTCACTGTTCTGGGCAGACCTTTAACGACAAAATaaccctttaatatttttttagcttcttttttccatgttttaCTGCATTGGCTAAGAATTTTTATAGACAAAAACTGGATGAACAACATTGGTGACATATAAAGTCTTGATCACATCCCTTGTTTCTGACTGTACTGGGAATTTCCCAAATGTTTCACTACTGTTCTTAATAATAAACAATGTCTGTCATTTCCACACTTATTATAGGCAAAGCTTTAAATTCTCAAAATAACTCCAGAAAGTgaccattatccccattttgagGATGAGAAAACAGGGATAGAAATACAGGAGggttttgttactgtttttaatgttcatttattttgagaaggagcaCGTACGTgtacgagcagaggaggggcagagacagggatcccaagcaggcttcaggctgtcagtgcagagcccgacgcggggctcgatctcacaaaccatgagatcataacctgagctgaagttaggaGTCAGATAcataatcgactgagccactcaggagccctgaaATACATGAGTTCTAATAATGTGTTTAGGAAATCTCTTAGTTTACTACATATTTTGAAATGAGGAATAGAAACTGAATTTCAAAAAATGTCTTTCACATCTATTGAGACttgatgatttttctcctttaaactaTTATGGTAACATTTAACCTATCTTTATGTTTCTAGACTGAAAAGATAtactaagaaaaagaatttaatgctCTACTGTTTATTCTACCCAGTTTTGCATATAATCCTATTTAAGGGAAAATAGCAATAAATTTGGACAGTCCAATCCAATTCAGATTGGATAAAAAGTCAAtgtaacaaaaaggaaaaaaattaaaaatctgtatgATTGtgtttaggttgcttccatgatCACTAGGTACTCCCAAAAGTCAAAACCCAACCACCTTCTTGTACCCATATGATTGAAATATAATCTTGTCTTCCAGTCAGAGTAAGAGATAAGATAACCTGACTGCAAAGAACACCATTTtatagtcctttttaaaaaacttttctgatAGCTTCTGAGATTTACTCTCGTGTTGTTGCACCAAAAAGCCTGGTATTTCTCCCTTAGAATGCCTCATTTCTATCTTAAACACAGGGAGACTACAGAACAAATATCCAAGGGCTGGAGGAAAATAGGTTTGTTATCAACACAAGTAAATTCTTGGAATTATCATCCAAAGAATGGGAATGGGCCTAAATAAGAGAACGTTTTGGGCATAGATCTTTAGGGACTTCAAAATCACTGTAATTCCTTTAGATTAATGGTACAGTGTATTTCTGAAAGgaataaaagtatataataaaggGAAACAATTGAGCGTAGAGGGCTTGGTACTTCTGGATATTTAAAGCCTCCTTATTTAGGACTTAGAAATCAAGATCCCAAATCATAATTTGGATTTTGGTGACGCAGAAAAGGACTTCTGAGGGCCCTGAAGCCTAGTCCTGGTTCTTCACTTTGTATAGCAGAATGTAAAACCTTGTCAATTATATATTCTGTTCATCTTGATTATCCTCAGCACctagtgcctggtacacagcaaTACTAACAGGTACCAGGAATTCCTAATTGGGTTTGGGTTATATGGGGTGTAGTGGCTGTGTTAGGATTTTACTCTCACAAAGTAGACATTTGCCATTTTGGTACCATCAACTACAGTAAGGACCCCCAAAAATATTTGCTGCTGGCCATGAATAATATACCAAGGGCACCTGAAAAGCACATttacatcttaaatatttttccatcctaCAGAGACAAAGGTATTAATGGAACATACCTCTAAAAGCCAGTCTAGAAGTATTGACCTCATCTGTGGTTCCAGGTCAGAATGCAGAACTTCAAAATGTTTGTCATGAACATATCTAGTCTCTTTTTTTAGCATGTTTAGCCAAACATCATTTGAGCATCCCCAACTATGGAAAGGGGTAGAAAAGAATCACTATGTGACCTACATAATATACAACATAAATTTTCAGACACTGAAATCCAACTTTCAATTAGAACTTGAAAGGAGCTCTTTAGAAACCAGTTCTTTAGCATGAAAAAACAGAGGCTTGAAATTATACAGCAAGAACTTAGACTAGACTTCAAGAGTACTTTCCCCAGAGCaacactgaaattttaaatatttaagcataTAATCCCAGTAGAGACAAATCTCATCATCTCCAAACAGATCATCAATAGTAGAATCACCTAGTGGTGGTAGCTGGCAGAGTATAGTGAAGGGGCAGGTTGGCAAATTTAAATGTCTTAGTCCACTAATTTGCATATAGAGCCAAATAATACTACACTATGTGCTTTGTATAAGCTGTACCTCTTAGTCATATTCATCAACTAAAAAACATAGACCTTACTAAGCTTGGCAGGAAGTAAATACGGTTGATACATCAAATGAAAATGTCGTATGTTAAAATGCTTCCAtcttaatttagaaaaatcatttaaactcCATTTAAAAGGTGttcagcacccctcccccactcatgctctgtctcgctccaagctctcaaaataaatgttaaaaaaagttttttttttttttagttgggggggcacctgggtggctcagttggttaagtgactgactgcggctcaggtcatgatctcagtttgtgagttcgagccccgcatcaggctctgtgctgacagctcagagcctggagcctacttcagattctgtgtctccccttctccctacccctcccctgctcatgctgtgtctgtctctcaataataaataaacgtcacaaaaatttttgttgttgttgtttttaaaaaaaaaaagggtgcctgggtggcttggtcaattaggcgaccgacttcggttcaggtcatgatctcacagtccaggagttcaagttccatgacaggctctgtgctgacagctcagagccaggagcctgctttggattctgtgtcttcccctgtctctgcctgcccctcccccacttgtgctctgtcttctgtgtctcaaaaataaatgttaaaaaaaattttttaaaggtgttcAGCTCTTCTAATGAGGCTTGCGgtattcaaagaaatgaaaataaatttaaaaaatcagtattttaaatacCCATATCCTTTGTGAACAGCAAAGTATtctcaaaataatacatgcaTAAATATCAGAgcaatttttgtatgtttttatagtGAAGGCAAAATAGGACTCAAAATAGTACAATATATTAAATTAGTACAATTTTAATTGacattaaattcaaaaaaaatattcttacctTAAATCAGGCAAAGGTGAAGgattaataaaaagatttttaaatctgtaatttGTAAATCTGGAGAAGTCACttgttcctatttctttgtgGGGTGTTTCAATGATTATACAAGGACTGATCCCTCCAGATAATACAGGTGGCCAACAATTctgtcattaaagaaaaatttgtgcaatagaaaatcacctttttgtcTTGGATCTTTCATAAATAGAAGCTAATATCTCTAAACCGACTATAGTTCTTCCCAAACACCATCGTTAACATTGCTGATAATCTAGctgacattttataaataagccaTACAGCTCCTACTGATCTTCAAACAGTTTAACAGGTGGGGTGTTTTAGAGAACAATATAATTCTGAAAATACAAGACATTCGGcattgggggaggagaggaataaAAATTCATCTGTGGCCACTTATCACTTTCaagattaaaaaactgaaattcttCCCTTTTTACAATAGTAGCAAGGGCACCTTGTTTTATAAAAAGCTCCTCCCTCATCCCTACCCCCCAACCCTTTAAGCCTGCTCCCATACTTCAGAGTACTATAAGGCAAAACCTTAAAAATGGAATCAACCAAAGTcaattactttaatatttaaaggaCCCTTTCCCCAACCAATGCTGGTTTCAAAGAGAACCACGTCTCTAGTGTTCTCTGTACCACACACAGAATAGGTAGCAAAGGGCTGGGTGCCAGTCTGTCAGTGACTTCACATCCCATTTATGCCCAAAGGAGCAGCTATTAGGACCCTCCACTAGCCAGAGAGGGAACAAAGAGCAGTACATTGGACAGATTAGGCGGGCCCTGGTGCACCAGGCGATTCCAAGAGGGAGGGATTTACAAAGAGGAACCAGCTGCTTCAAGGCAAACTTATTCTGCAGCTGTAGTAGGATTTAGGCACATACAAACCACCTAAAGATCAGCACCTTCCTGCTGACCTCGGGTCATTCAGAGTAAGAGTGTCAGAGGTATCTTTCTGTTGCACAGCAATAACgcattcaatttttatttgtcctgCATTCGTTTCacccaactcccccccccccccagtccagTTCTGCATTACCCTAATCTCATACTGATGTCTCTTGGTgacctcctcttttctttttttgacatcCTGGAAAATAGAAAAGACCACTCACTGTTAAGCTAAAGTCCCAGCAAAGAagttcttctcctccctctccccttaaCTCACCTGggctgtttttctcttcttggcCTGAATTATCTGGGCTTCTGGAGGGGAATCCGTCTGGCTGGGCTGgggttgctgctgctgcttagCTTGTAAACGGCTACtacagtgaattttttaaaaggaaattttataagTCAAGAGTTTCCAACGCAGCAGCTAACTTTTAAACACATCTACAAGACAAATAATGTTACCTGCGTCTTGACATTCTCTTCTTTCAGGTGTGTGAAAGctctggagaggagagaggaaaaatgagAGTCAAATATATTGTCACCCATATTCTCCCAGGTGCCAGTCAGATGCTCATTCAGGGGTTGCAGCTGAGTCCTTCAGGAGGTGGCCTGAGTCATTTCACCGTGCTGTCTTACGCACTACAATGGTTACTTCACGGGACTAATTTTGGACACATGCCTGCGTCTCAACTGAACGTACAGTCGGGACGCGAGTGTCTTTGAGAATTTACAAAGCACCCCCAGCAAGGAGGGAGGTCTCCCCCAAATGGGTCTTTTCTGCGCCCTCCATCCTCTCTCCCGTAACCCCTAGAAGGGCCTGGGCAGCGCCCCCACGTCCCCCCCTTCCATCCTGGACAAgcagcggagagagagggggttgTGGAGGCGAAACGCTGTGGAGAAGCCGGTTCCGCGCCAATTTGGAGAGCGGCGGTGGCGgggaagcagggggaggagggaactgAGACTTGTGTCACGTCCTTcagtctcctttccctccttcccagccccactGGGCCCTGCCTGTCGCTTGGAGGGGCACTGGGACCCCGACTCCAGATAAGGGCTGGGAGCGAAGGAAAGGGAGttaaagaaaggggaaaactGGGCTGGTCGGGGAGGTTTTCTCTCCGCGAAGGGGACCCAGACCCCGATCCTCTATCACGCGGTAGAGCTCCCCTAacgagggtgggagggagaagccCCTGCAATGAGGGTATTTTCCTTGGCCTCCCCTTCGGGCAGCCCTCCACCCCCGCCACTTCCCCGGCCCCCTGCCAAAGATCCTGACAGGAACGGAACGCGGGGAGCCATCCTCCCGACCCCCCAGCCGCCTAATTCTCAGCCTTCCCATATTTCCTCCCGCAGGCTCCCGCCCGCGGGAAGAATCGGCCCTGGgggctttctctcctccctcactcctCCCTACGCCCAGCAGCTCCTCACCGCTAGACCCGCTACCGCTCCTCTCAGCTGGCGCCGGCGCCAACCCAATATATAGGCCAGGCCGGGCCCGCCCCGCACGCATGCGCCTCAGACTGACACCTCCGGACTGCGCGCTCCCCTCTCCCGCGCGCCCGCCCCGCAGGCCCGCGCGCCGCGCCCTGCTCTCAGTCCGCGCCCGCCCACCCCGAGAGGCCAGGGCCCGCTAGCCTAGGCCCTCAGTTCGCGTTCACCTGCTCTCCACTTCACCTGCCTGCGATGCCTGGCGGCGGGAGGGAGTCTCTCAGAGGCCCCTCCTCCAAGGTTCGGCTCCCCACCGCCCTGCTTCCGCGTCTCCCGCCAGTAGTTTCCAGTTCCCTCCCGCCCTCAACTCCCGGATCCCGTCGGTGTCGGGCAGCGGCTCAATCCCGGTTTACGACCAGGTGGAGGCGACATGGGTGAGCACAGAGTAGCCAGGAAGTGGCCATCCTGTGGTGCTCTGGGGCTGTCCCGCTAAGTGCTCAAGGAACCCGGTTATTGCGGACGAGACGCCGGGACCAGGAGGACCCGCCCCTGAGGGAGGAGCGCCACTTTGGCTGCCGAACTGGCCAATGGGAGGCGAGGACGGCAGCACAACGTGGAGAGGCTGCAGAATGTAAACACAGCCCGGCGCAAGGCTAGCCACGTGTGTCTCCGCGCCGCCCGTCGGGTCTGGGACCACCGTGGCCAGCCGAGGCACCCCAGGACAGCCAAAATCAGGGATGCCTGTCTTGCACTTTGCTCCAGCCCGCCGACGGAGGAGGTTCGTATCAACCCTGTTTTCCCGCTCCCTGCTCCGCCAACCCGGGTGCCTCCCGGGGGTGGGTCTCTCTGCACTCCGCCGCCCTGCCTCTGCCAGGCGGATTCCCACTGCGAAGTCCCCGCGCGCAGGAAACGCTCGCGCTAGGCTTCACCGTCCCTTCCTGTCCTCCGGACCTGCAGTTCCGGGGTTCCCCAAAAGTAAAATGTGTCTCAAGAGCAGGGCCGGGGGCGGGATTCCACCCCACAGCTCTCTGGGGTCTGACCGGGAAAACTGCCCCACCACGTGCCCGCCCGGGGCCCgcccggccggccccgccccgccgccgccagCGCGCCCTGCGGAGCCCGCGCGAGTTGCCCGCGCGGGAGGGAGCCGCCCGCCTCCGTACTATAATGGCAGGAGGCGGGCCCGACGCGTTTCGTTCTCTTCCCACCTACCCCCATGGCTAAACCTGGGGGAACCCTCGTTGCCCTTATTACCGCCCCGCTCCATCGCGACCCAAGACTGGACATCTCCCAGCAGGACATGCCGTTGATACTTCGCAAACAGGTTTTGCGGCGGGAGCAGTGGGGCGGGGACGCCTACGGGAACAAAGACCCCCTCGGTGGAGGAGCCGAGCTCAGGCTCCCTGGAACTCGCGGCAGCTCGGGCCGGACGCTGAGCGACCAGGTTGGGTGCTTTGCCCTGGCCCGGCGCGAGCCGCCGGGGTAGGGCCGGGGAGACCCAGGTGCCGAGGCTGGCGCTGCGGCGCGGCCCAGGCGGGAGCCCTTCCCGAGATGCACCAGGAGGCGGCGGCCGGGACCGACCCGGGACCCCTCCCgcacccccgccccgcgccctTTGTGCCGCTCCGCCTGTTCGGCGGAGCCTGGAAATAACGGCTGCTCTGCGGGGTTTTGGGCCCGCAAGGCCAACTCTTTTTCACGCTTTCCTTTTGGGTTCTTACTCATGCGACAGCCTTGGGACCCCGGCAAAGTAATTCTTTTTCTCCCGTCTTTATGCCTGAGGAAATAGTAAGAGTCTTTCTTGCCTCAGGTGCCATAGAATTAGGAGAGGCCCAGAATCTTGTCAGTGCCCAGAAGCTTGATACCATTTATAATGCTTCTGATGGCGCTCTCGTTAGGGGAGGAGTTGCCTCCCTTTCGCAGTCACCTCAAAACACTTTCGGTGTAAAGCTTAGAGATAGTAAGAAAGGGGAGGTCTTCCAACAAGTGTGTTACCTTGACATACGAAAACTGGTGTGGcctaaatgaatgaatttgataaaatgtacagaaaactAGGTACATCGATTAATATTTGTAGGATTAACTTTGGTGTATGTATTGTATGCTCAACCCTGGGCTAATTAATATATTACCTGTAAACAAGACTGTAATTAGAAGTGTACTTTGGTC
Coding sequences within it:
- the CCNE2 gene encoding G1/S-specific cyclin-E2 isoform X1; translated protein: MSRRSSRLQAKQQQQPQPSQTDSPPEAQIIQAKKRKTAQDVKKRKEEVTKRHQYEIRNCWPPVLSGGISPCIIIETPHKEIGTSDFSRFTNYRFKNLFINPSPLPDLSWGCSNDVWLNMLKKETRYVHDKHFEVLHSDLEPQMRSILLDWLLEVCEVYTLHRETFYLAQDFFDRFMLTQKDINKNMLQLIGITSLFIASKLEEIYAPKLQEFAYVTDGACSEEDILRMELIILKALKWELCPVTVISWLNLFLQVDALKDAPKVLLPQYSQEKFIQIAQLLDLCILAIDSLEFQYRILAAAALCHFTSIEVVKKASGLEWDNISECVDWMVPFASVVKSTSPVKLKIFKKISMEDRHNIQTHTNYLAMLDEVNYVNTFQKGGQLSPVCSGGIMTPPKSTEKPPGKY
- the CCNE2 gene encoding G1/S-specific cyclin-E2 isoform X2; the protein is MSRRSRLQAKQQQQPQPSQTDSPPEAQIIQAKKRKTAQDVKKRKEEVTKRHQYEIRNCWPPVLSGGISPCIIIETPHKEIGTSDFSRFTNYRFKNLFINPSPLPDLSWGCSNDVWLNMLKKETRYVHDKHFEVLHSDLEPQMRSILLDWLLEVCEVYTLHRETFYLAQDFFDRFMLTQKDINKNMLQLIGITSLFIASKLEEIYAPKLQEFAYVTDGACSEEDILRMELIILKALKWELCPVTVISWLNLFLQVDALKDAPKVLLPQYSQEKFIQIAQLLDLCILAIDSLEFQYRILAAAALCHFTSIEVVKKASGLEWDNISECVDWMVPFASVVKSTSPVKLKIFKKISMEDRHNIQTHTNYLAMLDEVNYVNTFQKGGQLSPVCSGGIMTPPKSTEKPPGKY